ACAATAGAGGTATCCAGCACCAAGTTGAAAGCTTAAGTCACAAAAACGTATCTTATGCATCTCAATGGATCTAAAATGAGGCAATTGTGATGCAGATTTCTCACCCATGATTGCCTTTTGTTTCTTCTGCAGTTCCCCAGTTATAATATATTCCCATTTCTTTTGGGCCTCCTCCTTGGAGTCTCTGAGCCAATCCAGTATAGGTCTTGTGAGATCAATAGCAGACGGATCCCTCAAATCGGGACAGAATACATCCTACAGAGAAATAGCTTCTTGTCAGattcaaaaaagaaacaattaccACCTTAGCATTGTGAGTGTAAGTAATTAAGCATACTTCGATGAGAAAATAACCAGAAGGATCATGCTGCCCAGCTTTGTGCATCACCTGGTCCGTTGAGCAAAAAATCTTGTCCCTCAGAGCAGTTAAGGTCTGACCTCCAAGAACTAACAACTCTTGGATCTactcaaaaatttaaaaatagaggtCCTACTTGTTAATCAGCTATTGGATGATAGTAGCCATACATGATTCCTTCGATAAATCAGATATTGAAATTCGTTTTCATTAACATCAGCATGGCATTGAATACCTTGGTACCCTTTCGAACATTATGGTAAACCTCTACAGATAGAACAACTTCTGGATACAGCACAGGTAAGTGTTCCTGAAGGCTGGCAGTGTTGACCTGCCAAACATTAAATCCGAATTATGATAGGGaacataaatgaaaatatgCGGGGAAATGTATACGAATTCATTCTTGTTtgaacatatttataatatcaACTCTGCACCTGCAGCTATTCAGAGACAGCAAAACCAACTTCTTTTAGTACTAGGTAGTCAGCCGCAAGAAAGTTGCTTATGGatataaaacaagaaagaaattatACCAACCAATAGAAGGAACCCTTAGGTAACTCCTGATATATTTCTCAcgaattttcatgtttttagttGGTTTTAAATGTCTTTActtcaatgaaaaaatatttaatccaaCTGACAAAGGAATATACAGTAGACTAAAGCCAAAGGCtaagaaggcataaatatgaGAGGCTATAACTAATTGCTTTAACTCGTCTAAAAGTTGAATACATCAGCAAAGTATTTCAAATTGGACCAAATGACCTCATATGcaacaataataaaagaatttcaggTAACCTTTCTGGTAGAACTTGTAGACCTAAGGGTCCTCATCCTTTCTGTTCTAGTTGATTTATGGACAGCTTCATTGATCCTGCGACTAAACAGAGATAAGATACATGAAATCAGATCTTGTATACAAAATGGAATAATCACATAAATGACAGCAATACCAACTCAAATGAATGAAGTTTGACTGATGCTTTGTCTTCTTCTTGCTTCTGTTTGATTCTCACCACTTGTTCCACCTTTTCTATACAATCACTCTGAAAATTGATCATACATAAGAAGAGATACATAGCACCCCTCCACCCAAAAGATATGGACACATTCATGTCAAAGTTCTATGTGAAATACTTTTAAACTGTTTGCATAATCTAACTAACCTATTCTAACAGCAAACATAATGAAAATCATCACAGCAAATATAGTGGAAAATGGTTATGGTGTATTAAGTATGAACGCACTTAATATGCTTATCTTAACTAGGTTATACCTACTTGATGATCAGCTGACATGTAACACCAGCTACTGAGGCCAAGCTGTAATTAACATTGTCAAATGGTTATTGTATTCAATACTTGTGCATATTATAGCATTAATGTTCTCCTAAGGTCCTACCATGAATAGATTGTATCTGACAGAATAGTCTCCAGGCTAGACTTTAGGACAAAATTCCTGTAATCTCCCGCGTATTTATAAAGGATTGGATCTGTATATTTAATGAGATAAAGGCCAGAGAAGCATACAGTTTTTTCCCTAAAACCTTTCTTTAGTTTTATCATGATACCACTTGATCTTTGACATGGCATCAGAGCCATCTCATTTCTGTGGTTTTTGTGGTTTGTGGAGGGGATCTCTATCATTTCCATAGTTGTTGCCATGTATTGCCTGCTCTAGTAGGCATCTATGAAGCTGTTTGACAGTCACAGCCACAGTCCCACATTATTTGTCTCAATTACTTGGGTGTAATTTATATACCTATTGGGCAACTTTACTTGAtgccaattggttttaaaatgaattctaaCAGAAAAAcgatttgaaattttgataggagaaagaataaaaattgaaactgaATGATATAGTTTTCTTCATAGACCAAAATAAACTgttaaaaacttaaattcataaattagAATGGCCAATTCTCAACTTCTAATACATTTAATAAACCTTTATATTATCCCAGGCATTAGACTGCCAAGAAGAATATAAGCATCAAATAGTTATAGGGAAGCATAAATGTTTAATGAGTTAGCATACTTCAAGAACAGAATCATTTGTTCCCTTCCTCTTTCTATTTGATTTCTTCTCACCGAACCTGCTGCCAAATCCAACACTTTATCATTGTTAGGCTCCCAACATATGCACTTATGAATTCAGTACAAGTATAACACAATTACTTAATTCTCTATCACTTGATAAAAGATCACAAATACATAAAGTTACAATCATATCTGCAAGAAATTTCAAGGACAGAATAGGGTAAGTTGTCAATATTGGATGGTGGCATGCGGCGGCCAACTCTAAAAAAGCTATAGGATAGAGTGAAGCAGGATGGccactattttaaatattatattacaaactaaataaattacAATACACATAAATActcaaaaaaaatcataacgaATAATAAATAAGTCAAAGTTTACACACAATCACCATCAATCTAGGAGCAAAAAGAGCATAGTAAGTAATGAAGTCAAAAAAATGAGAGATGATGGTGAAATTAATGGggggaaaaattaaaaactagatGAAAATTACCAAAATGTGAACTGGGAGGTTTAAGGAAGAAAGAATAGAACACAGGAAGAAAAAAAGTCCTATATAATGGAACGAGTATGTCTTCATGtagtactaatttttttttcctctgaaGTGTGAGAATTTCATTTTGAGTCATACCCATAATGGGTATGTACCAAGTACATGTACCTGTTGGGTACACTTGGAAGCAtgtcaattaatttttcaagaaaaactgggTAAGCTGTTTGGGTAAAACATCAATGAGATTAGGCGCAGGTTGAGATAAGACTGAGCACACCTTGGTTAATAGCTAGATCTTTTTTTACCCAAAAGttgacaatttttaattaagattaagaTTTCTTTCTCTGTTTTCTCACTTTCCCATTTATGTTTCCCCACTCAATCAAACTTGGCCACCCTTgcaacaacagcagcaacaacaacaatgataaaaagaaaaaagactgACCTCGCATTGGGTTGGTCCAGAAGCGGAGGATGATTTTCATCGTTCTCCCTACCCTGTAATATCACTTCAATTATTAAAGTAGTAAACCAAAGGAgtgaaaaataaagaactacagtggaacaaaaaaaaaaaaaccaatagaGCATATGTATATAAATACTTGAAATACTTCTTTGAGAGCCATATCCATTAAGTCATCCTCTGTAAATATTTTAAGGTCATCCACCCTGCAAaggcatcatcatcatcaattaGTGGTGACTCGAGAAAGGCAGCAAAGGTAGAGAGGAAGAATGCATACGAGATATCAAGGTGAGAAAAATCTTCAGACAATTCAGCCTCGAGATTCTgcatgaaaaggaagaaattagaaaaagaaaagatgaaagGAGGGGAGAGATCAGAGATAGTGAGCTAACCCGAAGTTCAGAAAGAAGACAAGTCTGAAAGTGAGGAACCCTAGTGGAGGGGCCGACCATGTTAGGAACGTAAATGGGTCCACCCCTTGGAATTGGAATGGAGAGATCACATTCTGCAGCCTCTGGAATTGAACGTTCCATTCTTCCTCACTGATGCAATCAAGTTTAAGATTAGAGAGagcaaattttgaaatttagtgATAGAGATACAGAGCAGTGAGTGTGTACAATATGTATTCTCAACCAAGTCGAAAGAGAATGCGGCACAATTGACTACTCTCAATATATATACAAGTATTGTAGCCTTTACATTGCAGGTTAATCTTtacaagaaatttttttgtcataagTAATTATCGTAAAATgcgaaaaaaattatatcatacaattaaaataaatatatgtcaaATCAGCTCAATAAGAtttcttacttttaaaaatttaaccaGTAATTAATCCTGTTAAGTCACTGGTCGAATCAGTAAATCACTACTTAAACTACATAATTCAAtctgtattaaataaaaaaattaaaaactttatacgctctctttaaaaaagaaaaaaaattataaatttaatataattccaCAAAATCATTCTTCAAATTTAAATCCGTTGACATTCACTAAACTAATAAAAcaagtaataaacaaataacaaactcataataaaaaacatgaaaagaagTGTAGTCAATAAGAATTCAAAATatgcacacacaaaaaaaaaaggtttgagCAGAATATCTCACGGTCTCATTTCAGAAGTAGCAGCATTAGATTAAAGGCAAATATGTAAATAAAGTATTCCCTTGAATGTATAGTAAGAAAAGCCTCCCCCAAAGCAGAGGCATTTGGTGacagaagaagaataaaaagattAGCCCTTTGAAAGAATTCCCAGAATCTAACAGCATTACCCCTCCTTACTCTTACTACAATCAGCCAAAAACAATTGCCACAGTCTAACAGCACATCCATAAAACAAATGTaagattaattcaattttaaatcagAGATGATTAACAACACATACCAGACACTCGAGACAACACAGCGAGGATGTAGAGACTGTTGTGGGCAGAAGCAAAAGGAAGGTCCAATAAGAAAGGAGTGCACGGTGCACCTGTCTTCCCGCGACTGCGTGCGGCGGCGTGGTTGGTGCGACACTGCAACGACGACGAGCGTGCGTGCGACActacaatttaattattaattattaattatttatttgttaacagCGCATGGTTAGTGTTCAAGTTTGGTGTTTCTGTTCCTTTCGTATTCGTGTTGTTGTTGTCCCTTTCCCTTTCATTTTCgttcatttttcttaattttttttttaggaccTGTGAAcaaatttttctcaaaatatttaagataataacatatttaaaatttaaacctcATAAATATGATTAAACTGGAATAACCTGATCCACACGATTGATAGTAATTTTTCAGCATTTTagttaaacacacacacacacacatacatatatatatatatatatatatatatatatatatatatatatattgacccATAGGTTAGGGGTTACGGGTCCAACCTTCATCCTAGTGAGATTGCATTGAGTCAAAACAAGCAAATTATTTGATTGATCCAATAATTGAACCTAATCAGTTGGTTTAATGGGTTATGATTGGATCgatcaaattatattaattttttaaactatgaGTTTAACAACGTTattacaagaagaaaattaaatgttttaatataataattgctAACATAATAAAtcgatataattaaaattagtttgaaataacaaaattgGTTTGAAAATAACATTTTGTAAAGTTTCCATTTTCTCTGTTGCTATTTTGTGATTGTTGACAACTAAAATCTTCCATGGTGTTATATTACTTGTTAAAGTAATAATTATCatcaattttttagttttaggtgagagattatagatatttttaatttattatatcataGACTAATTTGCTTGTTATACaaaattatgattgattaaaagaattttacacATGATACAAATCGAATATGCATATATTTTCCTTGTAGACAGATCATGCTCACACATGTAGATACAACAAAATGTTACATATGTGTGTGTCAATCCTTTGGATTATAAATATcataagtttaatatttttttctaaaatgtttttttaaaatcaaattactaatactttaaataaaaatggcattaaatataaaagaatgatAATAAACACGCCATAAAAATATAGTGTTGTGTGATTAGTGCAATTAAAgtgaagataaataaaaaaataacttttcactttaaataaagtaaaaaagttaagaatatatatttaaaatctgaattaaaatattttataattttaaattaatggtaaatataatttttaaaaaatatttattcactttaaaagattaatttcataaaaaaatattgagcaAAACAAAAGGTTTCTTTTACTCTAGACTTTTGTAACAATAAAGTAAAGTTCAACAAAATCTTTCATTTAAATAGTTCACATGCTTGTTTACAAAACAATGACTAAATCTAATTCAATAAATCTTGTATCTTCACTTAATTGACTATATAGTTGGCAACAGAGCTTGAATTTTAATCAACTGAGAAAAGCTAAAATATACTTatcattttcataaatataaaaaaatatttatctttagattttaattacaaaacatTGGTTTCACCtcataaaaatatctatttattataaattataaattttaatatatatatatatatatatatatataatttatatttattttatgtaatgcACAGGCTAAAATACAGAGTTTTAAACTAAACACACAATTAGAATTTAGAGGTGTCTGACACTTTTGCCATATCAGGCCCGCCAAACCTCAAAATGATTATAACTACATATGAAACATGTATAATACAAAAACAGACACTGTCCCTCCTTAATGAACCAAACCTTGAAGTTGtcctatttataaataatttcacGAAAAGAGcgagattgattttatttgtaaacaataacttatgatgacaatgatttataacttcaattttattatcaataatatataagaaatatgaTCTTAAGTTAGATTTACATAATTTCGTTTTATGATTTTctatgaatatatattttacatatcGTTAGAATAAtcttatctatatatattgGATACACGTATGTGCAGCATAGGTGGCAGGCAATGGGGTGAGTCAGCttcataaacatcaaataataaataataaccaGAGCAGAGAAATCAAAGCCAAAGAGAAACTAATTAATGTTATAGGAAAAATCTAAAAAGAAAGTTGAATTTGAAGAACTATCTAGAAATAGTgttgtaaaataaaaacataacatTAGAATTAGATGATATGATACAAGTGTCTAAGTGGACTTGTGCCTTCGATGGGTTGATCCCTTTAGAAGGCAAAGCCTCAGGCGTCTGCTTAGAGCCTCCAGCTTCTCAAACCTCTCGCTCTttggcttcttcttcttcttcttcttcttgtgctTTTTgtcatcttctttttctttctctttcgtGCTTCGCATGGGTGTTGCAAACACCTTCACAAATGACAATGAATAGATGAAATATCCATGAGAAGCACAGACATACAGCAGAACAAGTTGTGTACTTTAGTGTACCTGAGTGAGGGTATCATCAGCCCTTAAATCTTCATCACTGCCTCCTAAAGAAGAACATCTGCCCCAACTTTCTCTGTTTGAGCTCGTATATGAGCAACAATCTTCACCCTCGCCATTTAGCTTCTTATCctatcaaattcaaataaaggAATGCTAAAATGTGGACGGACATACACTCCTCAGTTTTAACTCCAAACTAGTCAAATTATTCACCCATTCAACCAATACTCAAGACCGCCAGTAATAATTTGTCTGACACATTTTCTTAATTCCAGAGACAGTGTTTGATAAGATTACCTGCACATCTGTATGCCCATCATTGCCATCAGTATCTTCTCCAAAAAAGGACTCCTGCATTACAAGTGATGAATGAATTAAACATAAcaaagtttttgaaagaaaatagcATCAACAGAAGGTAAAGGCATCCTACTACATCAGTCACCGGTGCAACTTCTGAAAGAAGTTCACTAACTGATTTTGTGCTGGAAATTGTTGGAAGCACAGAAGATGAACTTGCAGCTTCGGTTGATGCAGACCTCAGACTAGAGAGAATCTCATATAATAGGCTCTGGCATGAAAGCAAGAGCAAATTAGTTCCTGTTCTTCAGAAAGTgctcaaaaaataaaaccttAATCATTTGACCATATTCATACGTAACCACGtaatatttatgttaatatttcCAAAAAGTGAAAAGACAGTTGGCATCCAAAGACAAATGCTAATTATGATCCATGTATCAAAAAATGTTTTAGAGGTTTCAGGCAAGTTAAGGCCAAGTGATTCggtatttcttctgtttttccaTTTTGTTGATCTCGAGCTAGGTGAAACTGAGGTTGAAAAAAAGTACTACCTAGTCAATTAGGATGGAAATAAGGATGCTAAGGAGTGTAATTTGCATCTTGCTAATGTATCACTTCATTAGTTCACAAGCTGCACTCTAGACACAGTATAAATTCAGCTATATTTCTTATGGATCAAGCTTCACATAAGTGCAATTagaatttcaatataaataaatcttagccattttaatttttggtatttgaTCACGTATTCTGCAATTGATTAAGAAAGCACAAAATGACTAGTAGGCAGTGGTTGTAGGCAATAAATTTATCGAAGACAGAATTTAACTGAGCATGAAATCAAGACATGAATTTCTAAATGCAAATTACCTCGTCCACACCAGAACCAAGTTTTAGATCCCCCAAATCATAATATTTCTCAAGCTTATGAGCTCTAGGAACATTAGGAGGGTGAAGGACATTGTAGAAGAAAATGGAAACTGAATCATAAAAGAATTGTGGTCGAGACGAGTTGTGATCACCGTCAAATTTTATGACATTTTTGTCACCCTACAAAAATCAGAAACAATGATTAGATATTTTGGCTACCAATGGAAAAATGGTGCAGATTGctttcaaaaaatttcattctcaaAGATTTGGAATAGATTAATACTGCATAGGCTTCAGAGATGAGATCAGAATGGTGAGGCTGAATGAATTTGTCATCGCTTGCATGTCCAAATAAAACAGGAATGAATGTCTTCGGTGCAACCTGTGgatttaaaaagaattaatttaagataGGCATGGAAAGAAAATGATTCtacttaaaaatttgtttagcCAGAAAATAATACCTATCATGCTCAGATTCCATGGTGAAAACatgctatgttttttttttctctctctatgaTATGGAATCTCACAAAAAAATTCTAAGAGACATttcctttaatatttttaattttcaatattatattttaagcaGACTTTTTTTctgaatgttaaaaaaataattgaatttcttttaaaatactaGTGACCTCACAAACGTCCATGCATATGAAATTGTTGCCTCAAGTTTCTgagtcaataaaatatttttttttgtttttaattggaCACCTAGTGAAGACTAAAGTATCTAACACATGTCATATGGGTGATAGGGAGGTGTTGGTGTCAAAGATGTGTCCAACACTGCCTAAAACAAGGGGACTGTCCATGCTTCATAGGCATGATTAATGAAGTTTAcataattacattaataatttaaaaatgttaaacagCTTGAAATATGCTTCaccatttttctaaaaaagaaaacaaaagaactgCAAAACTAATACATACCTGCAAACAGTTCAGATTCATAATATCAAACTTTGCCTTCTTCTCAATAACCCTCCGCATGTACTGTACAGCCATTTTAACCTAATTGAGGCAAATCCAGCAGAATATAAGACTTAATAAACACACCAGAAAATCCAAGTTAACAGCTATAGGTTTTATTTCCATGTTGCTTGAAGGATTTGGAAAAGAAAAGCAACCAGCATGAAAGTAATAAAGCCATGCAAACTAAAAGTAAGCTGCTTGTACAGTTCCATTTTCCAGTAAGCACAATGTGATCATAGGATCTTTGGTgccacttttttctttctttttctggaGGGCATGAAAGATTTCACTGACTGCAGAATATAGAGCAATCATTCCAGTCCATTCAATCAAAATGGGACAAGGACATGATTATCCAAATATCAAGGGAAATGTAGTGAAATCTAAAAGTAAATCAACACATAAATATTGAGTGATAGAACTGAAAATCAATATATCTGGGATCACCCCACCCTCACATCcccaaaaaatcatttcaaaaacTGCAATAATTGCCAAAGATTGCTACAACTAATGTATCCctatctttcatatttaaaattttccaaaaagaaaagaagaccaATAATTACCACAAAACCCTAGATCCAATATAAAATCTAAATCAAAACGGCATTCTTCAACCCTGtaaatttctatttcttttatacccaacttaacaaaaaaatgaaaattgagatTCCTGTATTGAAGTCACAGTGCGTGTTTGCTCAAGAGGGTCAATCAAATCAATTTGTAAAACAGAAGACCCTCACCAAAAATCTATCAAATTCTTCAGCCAGTTAAATGCAAATTGAGGTATAGACCCAGTAAAATGGATGGAAAATGGTGTAAACACAAAGCTAAGTGCAGATACCCTAGGTCCTAGAAATTAGTTAGAACCACTTAACCTCACAATGCATGGCAATCTTCTATAAGTACAAATGAACAGCACATTTAGGCTGTGTTTGATTTAGGAGGAAGGGACAGAAATAGAGAAGAAATAATGTGAGTTTCATGTGGAGTCCACACCTCCTACATActataattcaaattttcatatatagAAGATATCTCTCCTATTTCCATCATCTCAACCAAACACAGCATTAGATGCATCTATAACAATGCAACATTTTTAAAGACTTTTGCAGTCTGAACAACTCTGACTAATGATGCACCCCATTTTACTACATGCACTGCAAATAGTTTCAAGACCTGTGACAGATATCATGCACCACAGCCTACAGGTTCATATCACTACATAACTATTTGGAAGGAACCATATAGAGTGCCTTTTTCCTCTTTAGAGTGAGCATTTACTACAAAGGGTGCTAGCATTCAGAGAGAAAaagtgagtgagagagagatTACAGTGAATTTAGGAAGCCGAATTTTATAAACATCCACAAGCTCCATCATGAGATCATATAAGTTCGAAAAGGCACTATCCAACACCATTCCAGCAATAGAAGGGTCTTCAGCTCCATAAAGAAGACTACATCACACCAAAGTAAAAGGGAATAGACAATTAAACTAGAGTTGTGAATATAAGGGTGGCTCATAATTACATGTATACAGAGTAAAGGTAAGACCATGAGATACTACAAAATCCAGTGACTTGGccatcaaaatttttaaaaatatgtattcaAAAGGGGGAAAATCagctattttcttcttcttttccacCAATTTCTCAAAGGAACCAGCTAAGTGCTAATGAATGCCCTAAAATAATTGGTTAAGAATCaatgaaaaaaacttttattggAAATCATGATGGAAGTACActgataatattttttcccacaaaatttcCACTTTTGATTTCTTAAACAGTGTCCTAAAGGCATTTGTTAGCATTCTCCtttctcaaataatttttaaaaaaaaactcccaTAGGGAGGCCTCAACAGTTTTGCCCACGCATACACATACAGAGATAGAAGGAGAAATAAAACTAAGATCATGAAATTATACTAGAAATTGTAGGGGTACGCATAGCAAATATAAAGTATCAAAGAAGCagaaattcatataaaaaacaatatcaAACAAGTTAATTGGGAGATGTAATACCTAGTAACAGCACCCATTGATCGTCCCCAAAGACCTATACAAGATATTTGTTTGTTGCTCCTCAAATATGACACCACCATCTTGAGATCATCTTTCTACCACACAAAGGAATGGACACGTATTGGTAGTTTCCGAAAAGATGGAATATGCAGAAACTCAACTTAATAGCCAGAAATTAATAAACAGATAAAAACATGCATAAAGAGATAACTTACTTCATGCCAACCAAGACTAACATAGTCTCCATCAGATAAGCCTGACCCCGAGAAGTCAAGGGTAAAAACAGTAATATTTGAAGGAAGAAGAATTACAGCAGCTTCATTGGCATCTGCCCTACATCCACTGCATCATTGTACGTATGCACACATATCACAAGGGAGAAGAATAGAAtagctaaaaaataatgatcacacatatacaattttttaaaagcatCAAGACAATAACCATTTTAATAACAAATACCTGTTTCCATGGCAATATATAACACAAGGAAGAGAAGTATCTTCaggaaaaggagaaggaagatAATGACTACATTTTAAGGTATAGCCTCTGGTGTTCTTGAGCTGCACAATTGGAAACCAGATAGATCTCACAGTAAACAAACAATTGGAATCATGATTTAACTATATACAGACAACAATAATTGCATGTAATCctcaaataaataatgtccataCTTGCCTCCAAATCCTGCCTTTGGTATGTTCGACCTGCAAGGGTGAATTCCTTTTCCCACAGGTACTGATCAGGGTTATACTCTGCCCTGTAAAAGTGATAAAGTAGATATAGTTGTAACTAAATTGGTTGGAAAAAGATAATTGCAAGTTGAGCAATGGATTCACAGCCACTTACATAGTTATTTACAGGcagtaaaaaaagttattaagatCTATAGGGAAGACTGTCTAACATAGTTCATTGAAGATGATTGAGTGTGCATTTGGTTTACAGGTTTCACAACTTTCAAAACATCTCAACGGAAAAGCATATCTCTAATTAGATTGGGTTGAGCAAACGTTTAAACACTGAGACAAGTTCATTTTGAACACGGTATACAGTACAGaggaaatttaatcaaataaaaacaaatctaCTAGTTCAAACACTGCTtatcaaggaaaaaaaacatattaaatagGTAAAGACAATTTTGTTGCATATCAAGTACTTTCCCCCTTAATTCTCAACCACTAAGATGACATGGCCATGAAAATTTAATACGATTTTGTAAAAGTAAAAACAGGTAAGGAAATTAAAGGCaagagataaaaatgaaaacaagaacaaaaaaaaaaaaaaaagagtacagGAACACACGTAATTACTAGGGTGGGGAACAAAATAGGAATCCTCTTGCTAGGAGAAAGAGCCCTAATGAATATGAGACAGTTAACATTCTCTTTCCCGTACCCATCACAATGGTACCTGCTTACTTAATAGTGCCATGCCACCAACcagagaaggaaaaaattaaTACCTGGGAGGCCGAATAACGAAATTGATGAATTGCTCAATCATCTTGCTGCTACATGTAGCTCACGGCAGCTCCACCTCATGACCTTGCAAGTTGACCTCAAAGTCAATTAATTAGCCACCATCTTCGCAACTCAAAGCTCTCGATCtcacaaattaattttactcaTGAATTTCCAGCGCCAGAGACACATTTACACGAGCTAAGCTACCAGTGCCCGATTCCTGAGACAAACAACACCAACTAGAAGCTAAGAAAGAGACTTTTGTTtgcattgaaaaaaataaaaagagtgaaACCCAATGCTAATAGTACTAAAAAGtttcaaattttacaaggaAGTTGGTCCCCAAGTAATTATATGAATTgaagagagagtgagagagagaaaagaatctTCATGCACTAAAAGCTCTTCCAGATCCAAATTCCCTCAAAAGTAATGCATATCCTAAAACCAGAAAAAAGCACAGTAACCAGAAATTTTCATTCACCCCCTCCccccaaagaaaaaaagagaaagagaaa
This region of Glycine max cultivar Williams 82 chromosome 7, Glycine_max_v4.0, whole genome shotgun sequence genomic DNA includes:
- the LOC100802470 gene encoding snRNA-activating protein complex subunit isoform X1, whose protein sequence is MERSIPEAAECDLSIPIPRGGPIYVPNMVGPSTRVPHFQTCLLSELRNLEAELSEDFSHLDISVDDLKIFTEDDLMDMALKEVFQGRENDENHPPLLDQPNASRFGEKKSNRKRKGTNDSVLELGLSSWCYMSADHQSDCIEKVEQVVRIKQKQEEDKASVKLHSFDRRINEAVHKSTRTERMRTLRSTSSTRKVNTASLQEHLPVLYPEVVLSVEVYHNVRKGTKIQELLVLGGQTLTALRDKIFCSTDQVMHKAGQHDPSGYFLIEDVFCPDLRDPSAIDLTRPILDWLRDSKEEAQKKWEYIITGELQKKQKAIMGEKSASQLPHFRSIEMHKIRFCDLSFQLGAGYLYCHQGDCTHTLVIRDMRLIHPEDVHNRAVYPIITFQLKLRFQKCNVCKIFRATKVTVDDKWTPENPCYFCDECFSLLHQADDGTLLYTDFVEYDYNHD
- the LOC100802470 gene encoding snRNA-activating protein complex subunit isoform X6, whose amino-acid sequence is MERSIPEAAECDLSIPIPRGGPIYVPNMVGPSTRVPHFQTCLLSELRNLEAELSEDFSHLDISVDDLKIFTEDDLMDMALKEVFQGRENDENHPPLLDQPNARFGEKKSNRKRKGTNDSVLESDCIEKVEQVVRIKQKQEEDKASVKLHSFDRRINEAVHKSTRTERMRTLRSTSSTRKVNTASLQEHLPVLYPEVVLSVEVYHNVRKGTKIQELLVLGGQTLTALRDKIFCSTDQVMHKAGQHDPSGYFLIEDVFCPDLRDPSAIDLTRPILDWLRDSKEEAQKKWEYIITGELQKKQKAIMGEKSASQLPHFRSIEMHKIRFCDLSFQLGAGYLYCHQGDCTHTLVIRDMRLIHPEDVHNRAVYPIITFQLKLRFQKCNVCKIFRATKVTVDDKWTPENPCYFCDECFSLLHQADDGTLLYTDFVEYDYNHD
- the LOC100802470 gene encoding snRNA-activating protein complex subunit isoform X7, with translation MERSIPEAAECDLSIPIPRGGPIYVPNMVGPSTRVPHFQTCLLSELRNLEAELSEDFSHLDISVDDLKIFTEDDLMDMALKEGRENDENHPPLLDQPNASRFGEKKSNRKRKGTNDSVLESDCIEKVEQVVRIKQKQEEDKASVKLHSFDRRINEAVHKSTRTERMRTLRSTSSTRKVNTASLQEHLPVLYPEVVLSVEVYHNVRKGTKIQELLVLGGQTLTALRDKIFCSTDQVMHKAGQHDPSGYFLIEDVFCPDLRDPSAIDLTRPILDWLRDSKEEAQKKWEYIITGELQKKQKAIMGEKSASQLPHFRSIEMHKIRFCDLSFQLGAGYLYCHQGDCTHTLVIRDMRLIHPEDVHNRAVYPIITFQLKLRFQKCNVCKIFRATKVTVDDKWTPENPCYFCDECFSLLHQADDGTLLYTDFVEYDYNHD
- the LOC100802470 gene encoding snRNA-activating protein complex subunit isoform X5, producing the protein MERSIPEAAECDLSIPIPRGGPIYVPNMVGPSTRVPHFQTCLLSELRNLEAELSEDFSHLDISVDDLKIFTEDDLMDMALKEVFQGRENDENHPPLLDQPNASRFGEKKSNRKRKGTNDSVLESDCIEKVEQVVRIKQKQEEDKASVKLHSFDRRINEAVHKSTRTERMRTLRSTSSTRKVNTASLQEHLPVLYPEVVLSVEVYHNVRKGTKIQELLVLGGQTLTALRDKIFCSTDQVMHKAGQHDPSGYFLIEDVFCPDLRDPSAIDLTRPILDWLRDSKEEAQKKWEYIITGELQKKQKAIMGEKSASQLPHFRSIEMHKIRFCDLSFQLGAGYLYCHQGDCTHTLVIRDMRLIHPEDVHNRAVYPIITFQLKLRFQKCNVCKIFRATKVTVDDKWTPENPCYFCDECFSLLHQADDGTLLYTDFVEYDYNHD